ttttgcgtaaatgattcgaCCTGCCGGCGCTAGGcgtcatcaaaacctttcatacgcaatgcctgttggaggaatggccacTTGACCTTATTgtacgctttttcgaaatccaccttaaaaaatacttcatctaattttttggagtggatttcatggagcgtttcatgaaggacaaccactccttcaaggatgtttctgtccggcatgaaagcagtttgagatTGTTGCACCACGGAATGCatgatctgtgtgagcctattagtcccgaccttggtaaagattttgaaactcacattgaggaggcagatcggcctgaactgctcaattctcacagcatccgttttcttagggagcaatgtgatagttccaaaattcaagtgaaataattgaagttgtccagagaatagatcatgaaacataggtagcaaatccctcttaataatgtgccagcactttttatagaactcagccgggaacccatccggtccgagagccttattgtttttcatttgtgcaatagcatcaaacacctccttctctgaGAACGGGGCAACCAGGATATCATTATCGGCAGCAGACAATTGAGGCACATCCTtagtcctggactcatcgagggacacacaattatccttcggaggtccaaataactgcctaTAATACTCGGTAATATAAGTTTTGAGATTATCCTGTCCTAAAATAgtaccctcatcttgttcaagttggaaAATACGCTTCTTTCTGTTCTTACCATTGGCAATCaggtgaaagaattgagtattggcgtccccttggaccactttgcggaccttagctcgcaaagcccacttcaactcttcttcgcggagaagttctttcaacctcttctccgcCTCAGTTTTAACTTGGAGCTCAGCAGGCAGCAAAATCGCGGATTCGGCTTTCATGTCCAGGGCCTGTATAAGAGAAAGGAGCctatccttttcaatcttatacaccccactgaggtgcttagcccaaccccgtaagaaacttctcaaatgcctaaaCCTGCATGTATGGTAGTGCTACAATTATCAGTGCAAAAAAAAAATGAGGCCTGCTTAAATAGCTCACGCACAATATCAATCCTCGATTTCTAACCGGAGAAGAAAATATCAGTAAAAGAATCTATCATACACCAGGGCCGATGCGCTTCTCAGTTGTTCAATGGAGCTGCTAGCATGCGAACACAGAATGGTAACCTCTTAACATAGAATTTTGACTTAGCAAACGAAAATAATCCAGAAGATGAAACAGATACATACTGAAGGATTACCAGGTAAGGTGGACAATCTACTTGACCCTGTTTGTCACAAATTCCCTTGGTACTTACACACTTGAGATCTGATTGTCTTCAATGTCGGAACCATAAATCCTTCAACTGACCACAGATCCTTCCCACGGCTCACACCGAAGACAAACAAACGGTAAGATGCATATTTGCATGGTTGATGATAAACTCCAAATCAATGAAAACAATAAACGGACAAAGATGTGAAGTAgtattagtgtttgtgacaagacTTAGGTAACAACTTTCAGTTCTTCAGGATTTCCTGCTTTGTCCTGATGCACTGTTAGGAGCCCTCCTAACCGGTGCACATACTTGGGCTGGCCCGTGGACAGCATatgggctgggctgggctgtgCACACGTTGAAGCGTTGCTGGCTATAAGTAAGTGGAGAGGAGGCAACAAGGAGGGTATCCAGTGGAGAGAGCTCCTCTTCGGCGCCCTCAGCGCCGCTTAAGCGAGCGGGCGCCCGAAGGCGCACAGTAGTGGGCCGGCCCAAGCATCGCTCCACGCCCCCACGTCCAGATGCTcgaaaaacaaatgaaaaaaattTAAATGTGAAATACAGGATTCGAACATAGATGCTCATGCTGACGTACTGGGCGCAATAACCACCTCGGCACGATCACTTCGTTGTATTTGATTCGAAAGCATATCTCTTTTATCCTTGTCACAGTTCCAGTACAAATTATTTCAAAAAAAGGAACCTAAAAATGAACAAGAATTCACGACTTTTAAAATAAGTTCATTGCTTTTGAAATAAAATTCACGTATTTACAAAAGGAATGTTCAAAAAAAAGTTTGTCaattttttcaaaaatgttcactgGATTTGGGAAATGTTTATCGATTTTGATTAAAAAAGTTCACGAGTTCGAAAAAGTTCACCagattttgaaaaaaatcacgGATCTGAAAAAAGTTTATCGATTTTGATAAAAAAGTTGACCGGATATTCAaacagttcacgaatttgaaaaaagttcaccggatttagaaaaaagttcatgaatctgaaaaagttcacgaatttgaaaaaagttcaccagatttcgaaaaagttcatcgattttgataaaAAAGTACAcgaatatgaaaaaagttcatcgtttttgaaaaaaggttcacGGATTTTCAGAAAAATTTCATGAATTCATAAAAAgtttatcaattttgaaaaaagaagtTCACCGGATTTTGAAAAAGAGGTTCATTGATGCTGATAAGAAAAGTTCAcgcattttgaaaaaagttcattgattctgATAAGAAAAGTTCACACGTTTTAAAAAAACGAAAAAGGAACAAAAAAAAGGAAAGCagagaataaaagaaaaataaaaaagaaaaggagaaagaagaaaggaaggaaaagaaTGTCATTTATCACATAGCGTTCGTTGTCTAGTTGGCTACAGGATATAGCTCTGAACGGGGAGGTCGAGGGATCGATTCCCAGCGTCTCCTTCACCCACTGACAACAGTGACACTGTCGTCGACCTCAACAACTCCACCACGGCCATCTCTAGTCATGACGGCAAGTCCGTCGGGTCCGTCAACATCCCTGCGGCAGCCAGCACCAGCACACCGCCTCACGTCcatgaggaggcggcggcggcggcggctcttctCCTACCTCCAGCTCTCTCCCTTCCTCTTTCCTAGTTCTCTGTAATCAAATCCTCTATGTGTAGTGAGTAATCAAGAGATCCTTAATGTGAGCCAGTCCACCATCCTTTCCGCTCCAATTTTTTTCCCAATCATTGCCTTCTTCCTGTTCGACAAAATGACTAGCCACCAAATGTCCTCAGATCAAGTTCTCAGCATGGTGGTGGAGCAAGCGATTTACCCTATCACTATTGATGTATTGTATTCCCTCTTCGCTCCTTTTGGTGTAGAGTAGTTGGCGGTGTATCCCCAAACAAAACCAGAGGATTTTTTCCCAATCATTGCCTTCTTCCTGTTCGACAAAATGACTAGCCACCAAATGTCCTCAGATCAAGTTCTCAGCATGGTGGTGGAGCAAGCGATTTACCCTATCACTATTGATGTATTGTATTCCCTCTTCGCTCCTTTTGGTGTAGAGTAGTTGGCGGTGTATCCCCAAACAAAACCAGAGGATGGAGAGCCTTGTGTAGCCGCGGACGTCCGATTCACTTCGGCGCACGCGGCGGCGCACGCGTTCGCGTACTGGGATGGCCGCTGCATCTACTACCGGTGTTGCCGTCTGCAGATGTGGTGCGCTACACTCGACGTGTTGCCGGCCCTAGCGTCTCCTTCACCCAATGTCGTCAAGGACAACAGTGACACTGTCGTCGACCTCAACAACTCCACCACGGCCATCTCTAGTCATGACGGCAAGTTCGTCGGGTCCGTCAACATCCCTGCGGCAGCCAGCACCAGCACACCGCCTCACGTCCATGATACATCGCCCAAGTCTTCCCTGAACAGGGACTACCATGTCCCCATCACGGGCACGGACGAGTACACATTGATGGCGGCAATTCCAGAAGTTGTCACCGAGCTCGCCATCTTCCCCGGCGTCCCCTCCACCACCAAGGCCCAGGAGGTCCTCAAGGTCATCCACGGCACGGCCCCTGCCTGCATCATGATGGCGCACATCACATGTTCGACGGATGGCTCGAAACAAGTTATCGCCACCAACAGCGTCAACAAGGTCACCACCAATCTCCTATAGCCTGCGGTCGACCTCAACGACAATGAGGTTGAGCAGCTCGCAGTTGTACGGCCAACGCACTCCATCAGCACGGCTTTCTCCATCACCGAGGAGGTCGTTCCTTCCGGGGTGTCCACCACCGACATCGATTCCAAGGACAGCGTGCAGGAGCTCGATGCCTCATTTTTTATCTCCATCAACACCTTCCATCTTGTACAAACAAGGTTTCATCCGTCAAACTGATGCAGCTGTTCGTGGACCATGACGTGGATTTGCCGCCCACAAGGCACCACGGGCTGCGGATACGTCTGATGCCATGGCCATCACTTTGGGGAGACCTTGCAGATGGCAGGGAGGTACGACCCATCCCTTGGCCTACGTTTCCTGTGAAGAAGTTCATGGAGCATCCATTCCAGTTTGTCCAATTGCTTGATATGACTAGTAGCACCTTTCCTGTGGAATCATGTCATGTTGGAGAACTTGTGGGCAATCACAATGTACACTGCATCCGGATAACCTCTATCGAGCCCTTGTGCTTATGGTATTTGCAACAGAACAATGTTGGTTCCTGTTACCGTAAGCATGCCAAGCTATTTTCTTACAATAAACAGTGGCATTTGGAATGTGGCACATGCACTATTATTCTTGCTCCGGGAACGCATCATTCTGGTCTTGCTCCTATGGCTGTACATCAGTTTCGGCGTGCGAAGAAACACAATGCTTGGAACAGGATGAGCGGTTTTGTTTTTCAGTTAATACAGTGTGAGCCAGTGCTATCTTTTGATCTAGCTAACATCACTGAACAAGGGCAGCTCACTTTCTTGGTTTCTGCTGAGCCAAGCAATTGTTGTGAGGCTGGGTCAAAGAGAGTGAAATTCAACACTCTGTCTGTTTTCCCTAATTGCTCTAAACATTTccaatggaaagttgcatgaccACTTAGGGCCTGTTCTGAACTCCTTCAATTCTCAACTCCACAAATTTCTCGTTTGAAGTTGACCCGAACGCTTTAGCTTCTAGAAGTTAAATTCCAAATGGGCCGGTAGTGCAAATTTGTGAAGCAAAGAAAACCCAGCTCCACGTTTTGAAGAATCTGAAGTTCCCCCTTATTTACAAACAAATTGCCACCGCTAACGAAAACGATTCGCTCGCTCGAACAGACACGCACGAACCGCTCGGTCATATCTCCCCTGCCCCTCGCGTTCTCCCTCTGGAAACCCTCAGCGTCGTCGTCCCGCCGCCACGCCCGGCCCCCTCGGTCGCCGGCCGGATTCTCTCCATCGACTCCAGATCCGGCCGTCCCAGCTAGTTCCTCACCGATTCCCGTCCTCACAGCCACGAGTACCGCCGTCAGCGAGGAACGGCACCGTGGGGGAAGGAGGAGCTCACCCCCACACCATTGATGCCAGCAAGGAGCAGCGCCGGTGGGGGAAGGAGGAGCTCAGCGAGGAGCAGCGCTGGTGAGCAAGGAGGAGCATCCCGACGGCCAAGCCCGTCGCCCAAAGCGCAATGTGAGCTCCTCTGTCTTCTTTCCTATGGTGTACTGTACGTACTGTTAATGTGAGTGCAAAAGGATTCAGATATGTGTGCAGCTTCAAAGTTCAGATATTACATGAGGCGGCATTGTTGCTGTTATTACATGCTGAAAATTTTCAGCTGCTGTAGTTGTTGTTATTGCACGCTGAATTCCTGCTGAATAGTTAAGGGGCACTGCTAAGGATAGACTACTGATCCTAGTAGTATATCAGACCAGATAATTTTCTTCGATCAGAATTGTTTCTTTTTAACATAACAAAAATATGTGTCCTTCCATGTAACATAATTTTGCATCTAAGAATTTGTTTCCATATCAAAACTTCGAGTCCTACATATATTTTCTatcaagtttccaacactagaaaACTTTGCTTTCATCCAATGTTATGTGACAGCACAATGAAGGCAGCAGCGCCATGCAGCCGGTGGCAAGGTGCTGTAGAGGAGCACGCGGAGCCAAGGTTGGGGGCACACGCTGAGGAGGACCGCAATGTTGCCGCTGTATAGACATGAACTAGCTACCGCAATGTTCATGTCTTTAGATGCGAGACCATTTTGATTTGCAAACTTATGCAAATGAAACTCCTTTACTACAGAAACTTTTGTTGTATGACATATAACAAAACTAGTTATTCGTCATTATTATGACTTGTCTTAACTTGAAATATTTGTCGCATGTTCGAAAATACGTTTCGGCTATATTTGGAACACTACTTTACTACAGAAATGTTCTCTCTACACCTCTCTGTACAGCTAGAAATCGCATAATTTATCTCCAGTGAAAAAATATGCCCAGCCATTCACCCCAGGAAACCAGGCCCAGCtcatttctctcttttttttggcctgtGTGCACTTGAGCCCAAAATGGGCTTCTTCCAGCCGGGCCATGGTGGCAAGAACCTGGGCTTCACCGCCCCAGCTGGGCTGCCAGCTCACTCAGGCGCTCGGAGAAGCTAGCGAGGCTGCAGAACGGTTTGGTGCACTCTACGTGAAGTGAGAAGTCAGGTTAGAAGCTGGATACGAGAAGTTTTGGAGAAGCTAGCAAGTCTCCGAAGAGGCCCTTAGTTCCAAGAGGAAAACATCTGCTAGCAGGCCTTGTCTTATGCCATGGCTGTCATTTGCTTGCTCTCCTGAAGAAGTGATTCTGAAGCATACAGGGCTGCTACTGCTGGTTACATATGCGATGCAGTATTTATCTCATGATCTGAGATCTTGGAGAGCATCCTTGAGGTATTTGCCAAGTGCGCGACTGAAACCATGTACTTATGAGAAGTTTGCTTGTTGGATCCGCATGGCACCGAGAGATACGCCTGTCCTGAGTCAGCCGATAATGCAATTTATGGGTGATCTGAACCTGGGTGTTGTGGTGATGATGCGGTGCTTGGTTCTACTATCTTCTGCTGACATTGATTATGAGCTGCGGCGTCGACCAGATCAAACAAAAGATTGTGGTGTGCTTGTGAAGTTCAGAATATTGCATATTTTTCTAGTTCCTTCAGTCAAGCTGCAACCATGGCCTTCCTGCAGATATACATTCACACATTTTGAGCAGCAGTTCTTTCCCCAGTTACCTTTTCCTAGGACTGACAAAATGCCAGACACAAGGCGGCACAGGAACATTTCAGTACAGTGGCAATGTTTACATCAAGAAGAATTTAGCGGGACTGGCCATTGTGATACAGATGGCAATTCTCAACCAGATGGCCTATACATGGTAGCAGACTGCTATGGCGCTGGGCATCTGGTGTTGTATCCTTGCCAACCATCTCACACAGACTTAGTAGTGGTTCTGACCATGGCACCACATCGCTTCAAAAAATTCTATGGCCTATGTAGTTTCAGCGACAGTCCGACAAGGGAGCTTCCAGAATTTGATGTATATAGAGCTATACTGTGTGAGCTTATGCTAGTTCTGGACCAGCACCTAGACATTTTGAATTCACGGCTTGATGTTTCTAACAATTGGTGCTCTCTGTTGTGGCTCAATTCAGATTATATTCTCAATTATGATATGGATGTGATTGGATCTGACTGGGGCATCTACCTGTTGGACATATCTTGGGATCCTGGAGGGATGGCATGGTCGTTGTTACCTGAATTGGCTGGGCGAGTGGTCTTCGAGGGAGAAAGGTGTGTCATCATCTTAACTGCGGCCTACCTCGTCCACGGCAGCTACATTTCATTTCGGCTACTGCATGGACTTCGATGGGTTCaaggtagggggggggggggctaccttGGCCACAACTACTGCTTCAACCTCGTCGAAATCTACCCCGGCTTCGGCTACCACCGTGACTACGACCGCTTCTTCGAGCTCGTTCAAGTCCACCTCAACAATGGTAACTACTGCGACAACTACCCTGGCGACCCCAACATGATTGATGATCTTCAAGCACCGTGGGATCCTGGCGAGCTCTTCAGGACAGCGGCTTGGGAGCAAGCCGCATTTcaaggaggaggggggggggggggttaggagCCCTCCTAACCGGTGCACATACTTGGGCTGGCCCGTGGACAGCAtatgggctgggctgggctgggctgtgCACACGTTGAAGCGTTGCTGGCTATAAGTAAGTGGAGAGGAGGCAACAAGGAGGGTATCCAGTGCATCAACGAAACCCGGCGGCGGCAGCTCTTCTCCTACCTCCAGCTCTCTCCCTTCCTCTTTCCCAGTTCTCTGTAATCAAATCCTCTATGTGTAATGAGTAATCAAGAGATCCTTAGTGTGTCCCTAACATAGCATTGAAAGTGTCAGGGAAAGGGAAATGATTCATAGCATTGAAGGGATAAAAAGATAGAACATCAATCAGTTAATTAAGGCAATCCTTTGTTTGCTAGCCCGGTGTGAAGTTGAAACACATGACATTGTTAGATGAAGAACATGCTGTTTGCTTTAATAAAAACATTGAGAGTTGCAGGCCATGTTGTGCACAGCCAACTTTTAGAAGTTCAAACATGTACATGCTTGTGGTAATTGGGTAGGAACTGTAACATAGAGTGGATATCCCTCGTTTAGCAAGGGAACCCATTAGCTTTCTATGGAAGATGTGCGATCGCACAACTCTGAAGTCTGAACACTGCTGTTGGAACCCATTAGAGTTGCAGATCTAGTCTTTAAAAAATCTTCAGAAATGTATGCAAGATATGCGATTGGCAACTGAACAAGGCACAGCACCCTGGTAATAGTATGAATGTATCACTGCCATTTAGCTAGGAAAAAATAACTAAGTCATGATACAGCACTCGGCAGCATTACTAAACTGCGACAAGGAATCAGTTGAAAAATTACAGCTAAGCAAATTAGCACCACAATTCATACAGAGGAGATAACACCGGTGGCCATCTCATCTCAGTCGTCCCCTTTGCTAAAGAAATTCCAATGTGCAAAGAAGCACACAAATAAACCGATCCCCTTTGCTCCGATAGTGGACGAACGCCTCTTGTGATTCGAAAAAGCTCGAAGCGCGCGATCCGGGTGGTGCCGTGGCGCCACCGATGTATGGCTAGGTTTTGGGGAGATCTGGCTGGGGGTGGGAGTCTGCTCCGGCTCCGGGTCCGGCCACGGCTGCGCGCTTGCGGGCGATGAAGTCCTCGAGGACCTTGCGGCGCTGGGCGGCCTTGGCGCGCTGGGGCTCGATGTTGGCGTAGGAGAGGCGCGCGGCCGCGGCGATGAGCGCGGCGCCGGTGAGGAAGAGGCAGGCCGTGGCGGCGCGCTGCCTCCGGGTCGCCGCGTACTGCAGCCATGACATGTCGCCTCCTCTGGCGTCGTAGGGTAGGGAGCGTGGAAGACGGGATGGAGCTGCTTCGCGCAAAAGGACCGGTGAAGACGGGAGGTGCAAAATACGTCTTGGCGTGTCGAGAGCAGAGCAAACGGGGAGCAGAGCTTCTCACGTTCAGGCTAGCAAAAGCAGAGCATGCACGAGTTCCGAGCAGAGCAAGAAGGGGATCGTCGCTGGCATGACAGATTAGTAGTACGTGTGCAATTCGTACGCACAATTGTTGAGCTAGTATTCGCGATTAACAGCAAATTAAAGACACGATGAAGGAAGATGTAACATTGGTGCTTGTGTTTCGCGATCTGGTCCTCCCTCAAGAGTTGCAGGGATAACGCTGGCTTGTGTCGCGTGAGGCTAAGGATGGATCTTCATAGTGGTGTCGACATCTGGATCGCCGCCCTATATCGCCTTGCCGGCCGTCCTGCCTAGTTTTTTTTTTAACCGGGCTTTACCCTTTTCTATTGCAAAAGAACAGAAATACAATCAGTTTCACAAACAAAGTCAGGAGAAGGGAAAGATGTAGAGCGAGTCCAAGCATTACCAGGAAACCCACTGCCATTTCGGTCGTCGTCGACACGAACGCTGTGGGGCGAAAACCTGGTAACACACATAGTTTTGAAGTTCCAAACTCATACAACGCTCGTCACAGGAAACATGCTAGCACGCCAAAAGGATCTAACCAAAAGCAATCTACTCCGCAGATGATGGCTACCCTGATCATCTCGGCACCTGAGCGTAGCTTGTTGGCGTCGTCTCCTTTTTGCAGTCATGTCCAATACAGAAGAAAAGAGCACATGGAAAACACAATTTCAAAAGGGGACTTAATCTGCTTCTTCTTGAAGATATCATTATTGCGTGCGAGCCAAATTGCCCAACAGTCAGCCGCCAGGCCAGCCGTATAAAATTTCTCCCCGCCAAGAAGAAAAGTATAGCACCAAGCAAAGAACTGCCAGTAATTATCAGGGCATCTATCAGTGCCAAGGACCACCCCAATAGATCGCCATACAACCCTGCCGACTGGATAGGTAAAGAACAGGTGTTGTGAGGTTTGTATCTCACTACAAAACAAGCAAGCAGGGTTCCCGGGCCATTTCATATGGCGCAACACTTGTCTAGTCAGGACCGCATCTTGCGAAAGTTGCCGCAGGAATATTTTGATCTTAAGTGGTATGTTAGCTTTCCAGATCCATTTGTAAAGTTGCCACAAGAATATTTTGATCTTAAGTGGTATTTTAGCTTTCCAGATCCATTTGTAACGGCATCCACTAAGAGGTTTTTCAAGCCACTTATAAATAGACTTGGTACCGAATTTACCATTCTGGTTCAAGCCCCATACCACCCGGTCATCTCTATCTGTGAGAGGCAGTTTATTAACTGTATCACGAATTTACCCCCACTGTTCAGATAGGGCAGGAGTGAGTCTACGCCTGGAAAATGAATTAGTTTCAGTATTCACCACCTGATTCACTGTACATTCACGGGTATTGCAAATATCAAAGAGTTGTGGGTATTGTTCCCTGAGCGGAGGCAGTCCATTAATGGAATCTTCCCACACCCTGGCAATATTTCCAGATTCAGTATTAATCTCTCTACCAACCATATAGATTTCCTTAACTTTCAACAAAGCTTTCCAGCAGGGGGAATCAAAGAATCTAGGGTCAACTCAGCCACCGTTCTATTCTGCAAGTAACGAGCGCGAACAATATCTTGCCACACCCTATTTTGCGTTTCTAGTTTCCACCACCACTTAACCATCAGGCTGATGTTCTGTTTATGTAGGTCCTTAATCCCAAGGCCCCCTTTCTCTTTGGATCTACAAATTCTACTCCATTTGACAAGATAATATATATTTTTCTTGTTACACCCTTGCCAAAAAAACCTCCTTCTATGTTTGTCCAGTTTCTCAATAAAAGATTTATTCATCAGCCACATGGACATGTGGTATAGAGAAATCTGGGTAATAACAGAATCTAATAAGGTGTGTCTCCCTCCCATGGAGGCAGAATTGCCCACCCAGGCTTCAAATCTCTTAAGGTATTTGCAAATAATGAACTTCCAATCAGAGTTTCTAAGATTGGTATAGCTAACAGGCATACCCAGATATTTAATGGGGAAGCTACCAATGTCACAACTGAAAAGGTCAGCATATTCTTTTATCACAACTTCATCCCCACCCACAGTAAGAATCTCGCTCTTTTGAAAATTAACTTTTAACCCAAACATCATCTCAAACATGTACATCAGCAACTTCAGGTTAACTGCTTTGTCAATATCATGTTCAAGGCAGTAAattgtgtcatctgcatattgtagGACGACAACCCCATCAGGAGTAAGATCCGCAGCTAAGCCAACCATAAGCTTGTTGTGTTGGGCATTCCTAATCATTTTTATAAGGCATTCAACAGCCAAGTTAAACATGAACGGGGAATGCAGGTCACCTGCCGCACCCCCTTCGCACTTTGGAAGTATAGCCCCACACAGTCATTCAATTTAATGCTCACTGAGCCATTGTGGAGGATCTGGTTAATCCACCCGCACCAGGTTTCATTGAATCCCCGAAGCTTATGACATTTTAACAGGAAATCCCAGTTGACCTTATCATAAGCTTTTTCGAAGTCCAGGTTCAGCACCACACCAACTTTCTTTTTCACATAACACTACTGTAATCAGAGAGTTTGCTGTCTGTCGGTTCTTTGCCATTAgcttgcggacgacaaagaaggtctttgtcgtcaaatcacaaaaggcggatggcaaagaactggctgatggcaaaggtgcAATTTGCCGTCAGctagttctttgtcgtccgctagcagacgacaaagagattGGGTGGGGTCCATTTTAGGGCAACGCTGTAACGGCCCACCcccaacctctttgccgtctgctagcggacggcaaagattctttgtcgtccgctagccgaCATCAAAGAGGTTGGCCCATCCAAACTAACGGtaacccctccctctctccccccggccccaccccatctccctcccccctctctctccgccCACACCCGCAccgtcgccgcctcgtcgccgcctCGTCGCCCCCGCCGTGGCCCGCACCACCCCGCGGCGTCCCGCACCACCCCACCGCCACGTCGTCCCCGTTGCGCCCCGCCGCCCCATCGCGCCCTGCACCCCCCCGCCGTCCCGTTGCACCTCGCACCCCCctcccgccgccccgtcgtccctgCCGCGCCTCGGTGCCCCCGTCGCCCCCCGCCCCGCCTCCCCGTCGTGGCCTGGCGTCCCGCCCCGCCTTCCCGTAGTGCCCCCGCCGTGGCTGCCCCAGGCCACCGCGCCCCCTCCTCCATCGGCCTCCACTTCCACCACTCCGGTgatccccctccccctctcttttTTAATTTTATCTATGTTAGTTTAGTTAGATTTAGTTCacttttaggtttaggtttagatttaatttagtttaggtttaggttttttttctgtttttctaggtttaggtttaggtttagtttagtttaggtttagtttaggttaagaagaaagtagaaagatgaaaaaaaaataagaagaagaagaagaagaagaagaagaagaagaagaagaagaagaagaagaagaagaagaagaagaaaagtagaaaaagtagaaaaggaaagaaaagaaggaaaagaaggtcgaggggtcgagggttgagggtcgccgaggggtcgagagtcgAGGGGACGAAGGTCGAGGGCTCGTCATGGGTCAACGGTCGAGGggtcgcctaggggtcgagggtcaaggggtcgcTGAGGGATCGAGGAACGAGGTGGCATCctattgtaaatatttagttaggttgatgGAAAAAACAATAATGccatgttactcatctttcgatttcaatgtgcagttgtttcgttgTTGCGAGGGTCTGTTGTTCGACGAGCTCTGTCGCTATGCGGTCGATCTCGTGCTGGTTGGCTTCAGCGCGGCGCTTCATGGCCGCCATCTTGGTGGCGCTGTCAAGGAGCTTGACACGGATCTCCTCTAGCTCCTCCCGACCGGCATCAGCACGGACGGGAGTTGCTAGGTCTTGCACGGCTGCTTGCAATGGATCCTGAATGGACCCGCCATCGTTCTAGCTATCGCCGTTGACCATCACCTCCATGAAGATGCCAGCGCCGAGCGTGC
Above is a window of Triticum aestivum cultivar Chinese Spring chromosome 6B, IWGSC CS RefSeq v2.1, whole genome shotgun sequence DNA encoding:
- the LOC123138508 gene encoding uncharacterized protein, translating into MSWLQYAATRRQRAATACLFLTGAALIAAAARLSYANIEPQRAKAAQRRKVLEDFIARKRAAVAGPGAGADSHPQPDLPKT